From the Candidatus Thermoplasmatota archaeon genome, one window contains:
- a CDS encoding PKD domain-containing protein, protein MGDTAHLYKIRNFISHTTKLTTFFLIALFFCNILIPSVAALAFHQAQKAPAASSIYTGTGMQPPIARIIVTPGTQGSINQLFTFDASTSTQGYVLHNNLLTSESLNNHVSYSRPIQSLQQMSIPLAHDIVLNMPHDIFSIEQKNSDETIAEKTEFTKKTPSSFDETQSSINQENSINPVVASTNEQNQETLQRLEPENTNNHVSTEPLLGESPSQESDEIEESTPQESYPTQLETPPETGQLSDEQLDIIAPEPEQNPAENQPPQSTSANIYHWDFGDGTTATGMIVTHQYTDYGYYTVLLTFTDVNGLTDTETVLITIMPEKPTLFGTFTDHGFKLYWDENSAENLYYNIYKDSTYIGYTTGTQFYITTIDNAFYQITAAVECSDGTLESEKSNGIHVTMQRTLFSPVAIISESSTFGFQGKPILFDGSESYSPNGEIIRYQWMFGDGTTGFGKYLYHTYSKKGNYTVSLTVTDEYNQTDTTSILILVVKPNIPPIALFTAEPIHATAGEDITFDASASFDPDGTIISWMWDFGDTTTGSGKKINHSYSTAGNYIVTLTVMDNDKSAHSNTTLIIVTDAKNTNNPEVSIKNPKPGSYILTIRAPNSAGLVSYSIDWGVQGLNPKRTPFFDPETQVSASYTYTQSGTYHITVIAYDENHQASLPTTIEIIVNLEENQNHQQAMATNVDIEDTVQGNVSISIVIVFGVVAVSLTILSVFRQKKKNKL, encoded by the coding sequence ATGGGTGACACCGCACATCTATATAAAATAAGAAATTTTATATCTCATACAACAAAACTTACCACTTTCTTTTTAATAGCACTCTTCTTTTGTAACATCTTGATACCCTCGGTAGCTGCACTAGCATTTCATCAAGCTCAAAAAGCTCCAGCCGCCTCTTCAATATATACCGGAACGGGGATGCAGCCACCAATAGCACGTATCATCGTTACACCAGGAACGCAAGGATCCATTAATCAACTTTTTACCTTTGATGCATCAACATCAACCCAAGGATATGTACTGCACAATAATCTTTTAACCAGTGAATCACTCAATAATCATGTCAGTTATTCACGACCTATTCAATCACTTCAACAGATGTCAATCCCACTCGCACACGATATTGTATTGAACATGCCTCATGATATTTTCTCTATTGAGCAGAAAAACAGTGATGAAACCATCGCTGAAAAAACAGAGTTTACCAAAAAAACACCATCATCATTTGACGAAACACAATCATCAATAAATCAAGAAAATAGTATCAACCCCGTAGTTGCATCAACGAACGAACAAAACCAAGAAACTCTCCAAAGATTAGAGCCAGAAAACACAAATAACCACGTATCTACCGAACCACTTCTTGGAGAATCACCCTCGCAAGAATCTGACGAAATCGAAGAATCAACACCGCAAGAATCATACCCAACGCAACTAGAAACACCACCTGAAACAGGACAACTCTCAGACGAACAACTAGACATCATCGCGCCTGAACCAGAACAAAATCCTGCAGAAAACCAGCCACCTCAATCAACCTCAGCAAACATCTACCATTGGGATTTCGGCGATGGAACAACCGCAACGGGAATGATTGTCACCCATCAATATACTGACTATGGATACTATACTGTTCTGTTAACCTTTACCGACGTAAATGGATTAACCGATACCGAAACTGTTCTCATAACAATTATGCCTGAAAAACCAACACTTTTCGGTACATTTACTGATCATGGTTTCAAACTCTACTGGGATGAAAATTCGGCAGAAAACCTCTATTATAATATTTACAAAGATTCAACCTACATCGGTTATACCACGGGAACACAGTTTTATATAACAACCATAGACAATGCTTTCTATCAAATAACCGCCGCTGTGGAATGCTCAGATGGTACACTTGAAAGTGAAAAATCGAATGGAATCCACGTAACCATGCAGAGAACTCTTTTTTCACCGGTTGCTATTATCTCAGAATCATCAACCTTTGGATTCCAAGGAAAACCCATACTTTTTGATGGGTCAGAGAGTTATTCTCCAAATGGAGAAATAATAAGATATCAATGGATGTTTGGAGATGGAACCACAGGTTTCGGAAAATATCTTTATCACACGTATTCCAAAAAAGGAAACTACACTGTTTCTTTAACTGTTACTGATGAGTATAATCAAACCGATACAACAAGTATTTTGATACTCGTAGTAAAACCAAATATTCCCCCAATTGCACTATTTACTGCCGAACCGATTCATGCAACCGCTGGAGAGGATATCACTTTTGATGCAAGTGCAAGTTTCGATCCTGATGGAACAATCATATCATGGATGTGGGATTTTGGAGATACCACAACAGGATCTGGAAAAAAGATTAATCATAGTTATTCCACAGCTGGAAATTATATTGTAACACTGACTGTGATGGATAATGATAAATCAGCTCATTCAAACACGACCCTCATCATTGTTACTGATGCGAAAAATACAAACAATCCAGAAGTAAGTATTAAAAATCCAAAACCAGGATCATATATTCTAACTATAAGAGCACCAAATTCTGCAGGTTTGGTCAGCTACAGTATTGACTGGGGTGTCCAAGGACTAAATCCAAAAAGAACACCTTTTTTTGATCCAGAAACACAAGTGTCAGCATCGTATACGTATACACAATCAGGAACCTATCATATTACAGTTATTGCATATGATGAAAACCATCAAGCATCGTTACCAACAACAATCGAAATAATCGTTAATCTAGAAGAAAATCAAAATCATCAGCAAGCAATGGCAACAAACGTTGACATCGAAGATACAGTCCAAGGAAATGTTTCTATATCGATAGTTATTGTATTTGGAGTAGTTGCAGTAAGCCTTACAATACTCTCTGTTTTCCGACAGAAAAAAAAGAATAAGTTATAA
- a CDS encoding PQQ-binding-like beta-propeller repeat protein — MNKEVSKLCTYALVIFCFLSFCSTAIVANWPQYGYNEINTSFSPTSAPITNKTFLIKQVDSENQGEAAGYPVFFNGKLFVGFSDGSLYCINAYNGSVFWKKNLQESYGLIYGTPAVNNNQLYVGSGSKLLCFDTETGSVKWTIETGNTIKASPTVDHGKIFVGSTDKKMYCIDENGTLIWSFTANETIFTAAACQNDKIYFSASNSLLGAFQSTSFIYCLDRDTGEKKWRYLIEGSPRATACTVVDNRVYVGCVSSLICLDAEGNGDGTTTLIAEYQIHPVSALTDITAAYGNIYFGTSYSSQNKIYCLTFNATQGELKVCWDYTFSGTTTWASASPIVADSKVYVSVKPRKFYCFDALGNDNGTSSVIWQASTGEYTANGQPIVSNGKIWVATNNKIVIGFGENNAPIQPIKPIGTTFGEIHKNYIFTSKTDDPDGDLLWYQWKFDTVITEWFGPYQSNFSVQQSYSWKTSGIHTVQIRARDIYNAESDWSLPFLQVINQSISSLLVECPSEIVEGENFTVTVLVDGKPVDQASVTFLRKTYKTDIFGTIIISAPYVTRNTVFPLVVTYENYPSITKIISILNQDDSAKNHGWVFGIIYDEDHNILQNVTICINYNIGNNIERECTISKDGLYNSKPLFEGSYHIQVSKIGYYPQTQTIDIYKNTAVQLDFFLKRIDSSVQPNSLIREYINNAILEGKIGGEIIFNQTEESIYYEKLTYTDLSIGSIIYNEQQKQISLNISSEQTQSSILVIILNQETIVGSHEEISVEYDNQKILTIANNITDLLNTDIHENNPKYYITQDSDKKIHVLIFIPNFSEHTIVLKKVINLLTTPIAILIYTILSIICIIIFIVPSLYLHYPPLFYILHKRRKNK, encoded by the coding sequence ATGAATAAAGAGGTATCAAAATTATGTACATATGCATTGGTGATTTTTTGTTTCTTGTCATTCTGTTCGACAGCAATTGTCGCTAATTGGCCTCAATATGGATATAATGAAATAAACACAAGTTTCTCTCCAACATCTGCACCAATTACAAATAAGACATTTCTAATAAAACAAGTAGATAGTGAAAATCAAGGTGAAGCTGCCGGATATCCTGTTTTTTTTAATGGAAAGCTATTCGTTGGTTTCTCCGATGGATCACTTTACTGTATCAATGCATACAATGGCTCAGTGTTTTGGAAAAAAAATTTACAAGAGAGTTATGGTTTAATCTATGGAACTCCTGCTGTGAATAATAATCAACTTTATGTTGGATCTGGTTCAAAACTTCTATGTTTCGATACTGAAACTGGTTCTGTCAAATGGACAATAGAAACTGGTAATACTATCAAAGCATCACCAACGGTAGATCATGGAAAAATTTTTGTTGGTTCGACCGATAAAAAGATGTATTGTATCGATGAGAATGGTACGTTGATTTGGTCGTTCACAGCAAATGAAACTATTTTTACTGCTGCTGCATGCCAAAACGACAAGATATATTTTTCAGCAAGTAACTCTTTGTTAGGAGCTTTTCAGAGCACTTCCTTTATTTATTGCCTTGATCGAGATACCGGTGAAAAAAAATGGAGATATCTAATAGAAGGATCACCACGAGCAACAGCATGTACTGTTGTTGATAATAGAGTTTATGTTGGCTGTGTTTCATCGTTAATTTGTCTCGATGCAGAAGGCAATGGCGACGGCACAACAACTTTGATTGCTGAGTATCAGATTCACCCAGTGAGTGCTCTCACAGATATCACTGCTGCTTATGGGAATATTTACTTTGGAACATCTTATTCGAGTCAAAATAAAATCTATTGTTTGACCTTCAATGCTACTCAAGGGGAATTAAAGGTATGTTGGGATTATACATTTTCTGGTACGACAACATGGGCATCTGCTTCTCCCATTGTTGCAGATTCTAAAGTGTATGTTTCCGTAAAACCACGAAAGTTTTATTGTTTTGATGCACTTGGAAATGACAATGGCACTTCTTCTGTTATTTGGCAAGCGAGTACTGGAGAGTACACAGCAAATGGACAACCTATTGTTTCGAATGGAAAAATTTGGGTTGCAACAAACAATAAAATTGTTATCGGATTTGGTGAAAATAATGCCCCTATACAGCCGATAAAACCGATTGGAACAACCTTTGGAGAAATACATAAAAATTATATTTTTACTTCAAAGACTGATGATCCTGATGGAGATCTACTGTGGTATCAATGGAAGTTCGATACGGTTATTACCGAATGGTTCGGCCCGTATCAATCAAATTTTTCAGTACAACAAAGTTATTCTTGGAAAACCTCAGGGATTCATACAGTCCAAATCAGAGCAAGAGATATATATAATGCAGAAAGTGATTGGTCCTTACCTTTTCTGCAGGTTATTAATCAGTCGATATCTTCATTACTAGTTGAATGTCCGTCTGAAATAGTAGAAGGGGAAAATTTTACTGTAACTGTCCTTGTTGACGGAAAACCAGTTGATCAAGCTTCAGTTACTTTTTTACGAAAAACCTACAAAACAGATATATTTGGAACAATTATTATTTCAGCTCCGTATGTTACTAGAAATACTGTTTTTCCATTAGTAGTAACGTATGAAAACTATCCATCAATTACAAAAATAATATCGATTTTAAATCAAGACGATAGTGCAAAAAATCATGGATGGGTTTTTGGGATAATCTACGATGAAGATCATAACATATTGCAAAATGTAACAATTTGTATTAATTATAACATTGGCAACAATATTGAGAGAGAGTGTACTATTTCAAAAGATGGTCTGTATAATAGTAAACCACTTTTTGAAGGAAGTTATCATATTCAAGTATCTAAAATCGGATATTATCCACAGACACAAACCATTGATATCTATAAAAATACCGCTGTTCAACTTGATTTTTTCCTAAAAAGAATTGATTCTTCTGTCCAACCGAATAGTTTGATCAGAGAATATATCAATAATGCAATACTTGAAGGAAAAATAGGCGGAGAAATAATTTTTAATCAAACAGAAGAATCAATTTATTATGAAAAATTGACGTATACTGATTTGTCCATTGGATCTATCATCTATAATGAACAACAAAAACAAATTTCATTGAATATTAGTAGCGAACAAACACAAAGTAGTATTCTGGTTATAATTCTAAATCAAGAAACTATTGTAGGCTCCCATGAAGAAATAAGTGTCGAATATGACAATCAAAAAATACTAACTATTGCGAATAATATAACTGATCTTTTAAATACAGATATTCATGAAAACAATCCAAAATATTATATTACGCAAGATTCTGATAAAAAAATCCATGTATTGATTTTTATACCCAATTTTAGTGAACATACTATTGTCCTTAAAAAAGTTATAAATTTACTAACGACGCCGATTGCGATTTTGATTTATACTATCCTAAGTATAATATGTATAATCATATTTATTGTCCCGAGTTTGTACCTACATTATCCACCATTATTTTATATTTTACACAAAAGGAGAAAAAACAAATGA
- a CDS encoding PQQ-binding-like beta-propeller repeat protein, which yields MNKKYVTILVIVLTLVISNFIVQSVTDSVNDGSEATKNTDWWFMFQHDLQHTGSSTSHAPETNNLKWTYLTNDIISSSSPIIVNNKVYIGSRDKKVYCLDAEGCWNGTTNVIWSYTTGGTINSTPAFADGRIYIGSNDKKVYCLDANGNGDGTTNVIWTFEDSFGFESSPAVNDGKVYIASKSKYVYCLDSLGNNDGTTNRIWSYETGDIITSSPAIFNGKLYIGSKDKKIYCLDANGNGDGTTNLIWSYTTGGAISSSPAIVNGKLYIGSNDKKIYCLDANGNGDGTTNLIWSYTTGGAISSSPAVASEKVYIGSQDRKVYCLDANGNGDGTTNLIWSYATGGVISSSPAVASEKVYIGTQLKQILCFDANGNGDGTTNLIWSYTTGGAISSSPAIVNGKLYIGSNDKKLYCFETPRPSQPIISGNHDWKPNQIVFIEVRSTDSDNRPIRYGINWTGQDITWSSYYPSNTTQIFTHVYTTWGVYTVAVIAENNVGAKSPWSYHTIYVNNSKPTDPVVTGPTEGWLYISYNFTAESTDDDGESLYYYWDWNNDGIWEDYGPSVSHAWTQPGMRTFKVWAYDGQEFSNKTTSSILIRNHIPEKPTLTGPTEGITGVSYTFFVNTTDEDGNYVKYGFDWNGDDQIDQWTVTSVDPTVPYPVPHIFTEPGTYTIKAKAKDEWNTSDWSNTLIITIKTPANLSVIKIGGGGLFGQGIFNNIGIKRIQATIVNTGQTSAYNVTWNITLSGGNTGAYIFAGEFAQGFIPQIEGEQSVIIIDKPVRGIGTVDIIITIKAELMPDIVVTKKARLFFGLIFVQ from the coding sequence ATGAACAAAAAATATGTAACTATCTTAGTCATAGTGCTAACGCTGGTGATATCTAATTTTATAGTACAATCAGTAACAGATTCAGTAAATGATGGCTCTGAAGCCACTAAAAATACAGATTGGTGGTTCATGTTTCAACATGACTTACAACACACGGGTTCTTCAACATCTCATGCCCCAGAAACAAATAATTTAAAATGGACGTATCTAACTAATGATATCATTAGTTCTTCTTCTCCGATCATTGTTAATAATAAAGTATATATTGGTTCAAGAGATAAAAAAGTATATTGTTTAGATGCAGAAGGTTGTTGGAATGGTACCACGAATGTGATCTGGAGTTATACCACCGGCGGTACGATAAATTCAACACCTGCATTTGCTGATGGAAGAATTTATATAGGATCTAATGATAAAAAAGTTTATTGTCTAGATGCAAATGGCAATGGTGACGGTACAACAAATGTCATCTGGACCTTTGAAGATTCGTTTGGATTTGAATCATCTCCAGCGGTAAACGATGGCAAAGTCTACATTGCTTCAAAAAGTAAATATGTTTATTGTCTTGATTCTTTAGGTAACAACGATGGTACGACGAATCGTATATGGTCCTACGAAACAGGAGATATAATTACTTCATCTCCCGCAATCTTCAACGGAAAACTCTACATCGGATCAAAAGATAAAAAGATATATTGTCTTGATGCAAATGGCAATGGCGACGGCACAACAAACCTCATATGGTCCTACACCACAGGAGGCGCAATCAGTTCGTCTCCGGCAATTGTTAACGGAAAACTCTACATCGGATCAAACGATAAAAAGATATATTGTCTTGATGCAAATGGCAATGGCGACGGCACAACAAACCTCATATGGTCCTACACCACAGGAGGTGCGATCAGTTCCTCGCCCGCAGTAGCAAGCGAAAAAGTATACATTGGTTCACAGGATAGAAAAGTATATTGTCTTGATGCGAATGGCAATGGCGACGGCACAACAAACCTCATATGGTCCTACGCCACTGGAGGTGTGATCAGTTCCTCGCCCGCAGTAGCAAGCGAAAAAGTATACATTGGGACACAACTGAAACAAATATTGTGCTTTGATGCAAATGGCAATGGCGACGGCACAACAAACCTCATATGGTCCTACACCACAGGAGGCGCAATCAGTTCGTCTCCGGCAATTGTTAACGGAAAACTCTACATCGGATCAAACGATAAAAAACTATATTGTTTCGAAACTCCAAGACCATCTCAGCCGATCATTTCTGGAAATCATGATTGGAAACCAAATCAGATCGTTTTTATTGAAGTTCGATCGACTGATTCAGATAATCGTCCGATTCGATATGGAATTAATTGGACTGGACAAGATATAACATGGTCATCATATTATCCTTCAAACACAACCCAAATATTTACCCACGTGTATACAACTTGGGGGGTCTATACTGTTGCAGTGATAGCAGAAAACAACGTTGGTGCAAAAAGCCCATGGTCATATCATACGATCTATGTGAACAATTCAAAGCCAACAGATCCTGTTGTTACTGGTCCCACTGAAGGATGGTTATATATATCATACAATTTCACTGCAGAATCTACTGATGACGATGGCGAGAGCCTATATTATTATTGGGATTGGAATAATGATGGTATATGGGAGGATTATGGACCGTCAGTATCCCATGCATGGACACAACCAGGAATGCGTACTTTTAAAGTTTGGGCTTATGATGGACAAGAGTTTAGTAATAAAACTACATCATCTATACTCATCAGAAATCATATACCTGAAAAACCTACACTTACCGGACCGACAGAAGGAATCACAGGTGTATCATATACCTTTTTTGTAAATACAACTGATGAAGATGGAAATTACGTTAAATATGGATTTGATTGGAATGGTGATGATCAAATTGATCAGTGGACTGTGACATCTGTAGATCCAACGGTACCGTATCCAGTACCTCATATTTTTACTGAACCAGGAACGTATACGATTAAGGCAAAAGCAAAGGATGAGTGGAATACCAGTGATTGGTCAAACACCCTGATTATAACTATTAAAACACCAGCGAATCTTTCAGTTATAAAGATCGGTGGTGGTGGATTGTTTGGTCAAGGTATATTTAACAACATTGGCATTAAACGAATTCAAGCAACTATTGTCAATACAGGACAAACAAGTGCATATAATGTTACATGGAATATCACACTTTCTGGTGGAAATACGGGAGCATATATCTTTGCTGGAGAATTTGCCCAAGGATTTATTCCTCAAATTGAAGGAGAACAATCAGTGATTATTATTGATAAACCAGTACGCGGTATCGGTACAGTCGACATCATTATTACTATTAAAGCAGAGTTGATGCCTGATATTGTTGTAACAAAAAAAGCACGTCTCTTCTTTGGGCTAATCTTCGTTCAGTAA
- a CDS encoding PKD domain-containing protein, with amino-acid sequence MGKKKVLMIVAIMLCTSILLCPSGYSANRNAITETNHHQDFDVLRSGIQPTPYYFPFSNKNVQPAYTQTSSFNFPQYEFIQNPTPVLKSFYDYMPGSYSSNSICLQKMNGGGQYLTFHAQPTKTIERRQYYAYVNSSYGIINGTITTYTKRQGYGSLAIHPSTGNPIVSWHESPEYTTAITYDNFNAGNIPGSWMNPVTIPLSDSMHYIWPSMYIGPSPLGTQYVRVYQITNNEVNIPGELPCEDVRIMYTDVLNTHDADLTSLLNQTSWTTTTVFTEWRAKACRPFQAFAIDYTHPGKVAFIGWASWLKGDMGDMPVNEGAFVWESFDYGETWNIANLYDDGPGQPLYQVQNPGFPEAPAFLDVTIAGFHNTALYDAEGNLHMPYLQQYSWSNGVSTFYLPYFLPQAEMVWNGTSFSFREVPQLPGYDSHSGHTVPWIDSNNLFPVIGWSTYPASDAGIFHENIQKQAINREKNWMVQMWVDGTYHQLGTDGNPQYSKYKKHPLIYISVSPDNGNSWFDPIPLTDVNSQLFDFSDQITVYPYLCPDIVDLGNDWGQIFLYYFDDNDFGSYIQSSGPNTGGYLMYCSIKIKFPKPGDMDINANGPYAGYIGDEINMFGSASGGKPPYVWHWDFGDGQTAAVQNPKHSYNERGTYTVRLTVTDSSNPPNIKNDTTVATIQNRFTIQIKKGLGLKVFVNNTGDKDLTNISWSIKVNGRFVFPKEKKGILSKLLVGEGKTVQMLILGFGPIGITVRIDKENMSEPALLVLFYVIDTKLNESKTTVTNLYDYKKNIEEKK; translated from the coding sequence ATGGGAAAAAAAAAAGTATTAATGATAGTAGCAATTATGCTTTGTACCAGTATACTCTTGTGTCCCAGCGGGTACAGTGCAAACAGAAATGCGATTACTGAAACAAACCACCATCAAGACTTTGATGTCCTGCGAAGTGGAATACAGCCAACTCCGTACTATTTCCCATTTTCTAATAAAAATGTACAACCAGCGTATACCCAAACCTCTTCTTTTAATTTTCCACAATACGAGTTTATCCAAAACCCAACACCGGTGCTAAAATCATTTTATGATTATATGCCTGGTAGTTATTCATCAAATTCTATTTGTCTTCAAAAGATGAACGGTGGGGGTCAATATTTGACGTTTCATGCGCAGCCAACGAAAACGATCGAACGGCGACAATACTATGCGTATGTAAATAGCTCATATGGAATCATCAATGGGACCATAACAACATATACAAAACGACAAGGATATGGCTCACTTGCTATTCATCCATCGACAGGTAACCCGATTGTCAGTTGGCATGAATCACCTGAGTATACAACAGCGATCACCTATGATAATTTTAATGCAGGAAATATCCCAGGGTCATGGATGAATCCTGTAACTATCCCGTTGTCAGATTCCATGCATTATATCTGGCCATCGATGTATATCGGTCCATCCCCCTTAGGAACACAGTATGTTCGTGTGTATCAAATAACAAATAATGAAGTGAACATCCCCGGTGAGCTTCCCTGCGAAGATGTTCGAATTATGTATACCGATGTACTGAATACTCATGATGCTGACCTGACCAGCCTTTTAAATCAAACATCATGGACAACTACAACTGTATTTACCGAGTGGCGTGCCAAAGCATGTCGACCATTCCAAGCGTTTGCCATTGATTACACACATCCTGGAAAAGTAGCATTCATTGGCTGGGCTTCATGGTTAAAAGGAGACATGGGAGATATGCCAGTGAATGAAGGAGCATTTGTGTGGGAATCATTTGACTATGGTGAAACCTGGAACATCGCCAATTTGTATGATGATGGCCCAGGACAACCATTATATCAAGTTCAAAATCCAGGATTTCCAGAAGCACCAGCATTCCTTGATGTAACTATTGCTGGGTTTCATAATACTGCTCTGTATGATGCAGAGGGAAATCTCCATATGCCCTATCTGCAACAATACAGCTGGAGTAACGGCGTCTCAACATTTTATCTTCCCTATTTCCTTCCACAAGCTGAAATGGTATGGAATGGAACTAGTTTCAGTTTTCGGGAGGTACCACAACTTCCTGGTTACGATAGTCATTCTGGTCATACTGTACCATGGATCGATAGTAATAATCTGTTCCCAGTTATTGGATGGAGTACCTATCCAGCAAGCGATGCTGGAATATTTCATGAAAACATCCAAAAACAAGCAATAAATCGTGAAAAAAATTGGATGGTACAAATGTGGGTTGATGGCACCTATCATCAACTCGGAACCGATGGAAATCCACAATATAGCAAGTATAAGAAACATCCGCTAATTTACATTAGTGTTTCTCCAGACAATGGAAATTCTTGGTTTGACCCAATACCACTTACAGACGTTAACAGTCAACTGTTTGATTTCTCAGATCAAATAACTGTTTATCCTTATTTATGTCCTGATATCGTCGATCTTGGTAACGATTGGGGTCAAATCTTTCTGTACTATTTTGATGACAATGATTTTGGATCATACATCCAGAGTAGCGGTCCAAACACTGGGGGATACCTAATGTATTGTTCAATAAAAATTAAGTTTCCAAAGCCCGGTGATATGGACATCAATGCAAATGGACCGTATGCTGGATATATCGGTGATGAAATAAACATGTTTGGATCTGCAAGCGGAGGAAAACCACCATATGTATGGCATTGGGATTTTGGAGACGGACAGACTGCAGCAGTACAGAATCCTAAACATTCCTATAACGAACGAGGTACATATACCGTTAGATTAACAGTTACCGACAGCTCTAACCCACCAAATATCAAAAATGATACAACAGTTGCTACAATTCAAAATCGATTCACGATCCAAATCAAAAAAGGACTGGGGCTTAAGGTGTTTGTTAATAATACTGGTGATAAAGATCTTACAAATATCTCATGGTCAATCAAAGTGAACGGCAGATTTGTATTTCCCAAAGAAAAAAAAGGAATATTATCTAAGTTACTCGTAGGTGAAGGAAAAACAGTACAAATGCTCATTCTTGGTTTTGGACCTATCGGAATTACTGTTCGGATAGATAAAGAGAACATGTCAGAACCAGCACTTCTAGTATTATTCTATGTCATCGATACAAAGCTGAATGAATCAAAAACAACAGTAACTAATTTATACGATTATAAAAAGAATATTGAAGAAAAGAAATAG